The genome window GGGCTGCGAGTTCGGCAAGTGAAGGGCGACCCAATGCGCCGTCTTTTTATTCCTTATCTATCGCTGTAGCCTATGCCATGACCGATGAGCTGCACCAGATGTTCACGCCGGGCAGATCAGCTAGTCCATGGGATATCATTGTCGATGCCTTGGGCTCAGCTATTGGTGTGGCTCTCTGGTGTCGCTACCGCAAAGATAAGGATCTCCCCGAATAGCTTATCCTGTCTCACCCCTACTCGACCGGTTTTTAGTAACTCCAGGAGGGCCAGGAAGGTGACGATCACCTCGAGGCGTGAGGTA of Chloroflexota bacterium contains these proteins:
- a CDS encoding VanZ family protein, with product MDLKKHPPSVLRRLFIYWLPVTAWMGIIFYFSSQPHLPTAPYPLLELLWKKAAHLGEYALLGWLLQRAASSASEGRPNAPSFYSLSIAVAYAMTDELHQMFTPGRSASPWDIIVDALGSAIGVALWCRYRKDKDLPE